From the Lolium rigidum isolate FL_2022 chromosome 2, APGP_CSIRO_Lrig_0.1, whole genome shotgun sequence genome, one window contains:
- the LOC124689815 gene encoding mediator of RNA polymerase II transcription subunit 11-like, which yields MVSQGRSSSLQRLHHIEKRILLVVELAGAVMEELGNSQGTLTDAVSGLCRKFMLFMKQIQTILCEEIKTACEYRPFEKCDYSARIANEICCKKLDYENLRKPITVLTLLLPSWSRAKRPVRKLKPMLPLSKIFDKDFMMRKPV from the exons atggtttCGCAGGGCCGGAGCAGCTCACTGCAGCGCCTCCACCACATTGAGAAG CGGATACTGCTGGTGGTGGAGCTCGCAGGGGCGGTCATGGAGGAGCTGGGAAACTCGCAGGGCACCCTCACGGACGCCGTAAGCGGCCTGTGCCGCAAGTTCATGCTTTTTATGAAG CAAATTCAAACAATATTGTGCGAGGAAATAAAAACTGCTTGCGAATATCGTCCATTTGAGAAGTGTGACTACAGTGCAAGGATTGCTAACGAGATTTGTTGCAAGAAGCTGGACTAT GAGAACTTGCGGAAGCCAATAACCGTGCTAACGCTCTTGCTGCCAAGTTGGAGCAGAGCGAAAAGGCCCGTAAGAAAGCTGAAGccgatgctgccgctgtcgaagatcttcgacaaagACTTCATGATGCGGAAACCTGTCTGA